The Gadus macrocephalus chromosome 21, ASM3116895v1 genome has a segment encoding these proteins:
- the cep85l gene encoding centrosomal protein of 85 kDa-like isoform X2 → MKKNKSSSCTSNPGWVSRCESGWQGNPSAPSNGNQARRHSTASDSGDTGIGTSCSDSVEDHSSSSTTPLSFHPLVHHRSAPGGSSTGTLPTAHVLPSPSPSSSGSAKLSVATSPGGASPWSSLCQLSTPAASSRSDLPGSLDMKDPQPIRRWSSLTRLSAGTERSAGKGLGSRCKPDPHGSLDRKLLHGYRHDSIGQANMDAYLSTSSHFNPLLRSPCAADPHLWYDRGGRPSGVGQGTESSRSSALSSPLKPRSLDLNYSALPESRLGPGGPGHGFTNQRGLSFAQPAVGGSPIQPAIRTQMWLSEQMEYRPGSELGKVGPEVEGGAESSLLLAWQQEHQHRERLRQEGELNQMLSGTSLPVNTLVKIKEGLLRQRELEIDRQKQQIFQLHARIRENELRAQQFLHNQRDPSDQPYILKPKDPLHDSVSVSLSGPPSESQCCNRGELGRKLADAQLEVLHLNEFLKQNTQKYTEDIKKLEEKMKTRDRYISSLKKKCQRETEQNKEKQQRIETLEKYLADLPSLDQAQSQTLQLEEAQRKAEVLEETVSQLEENLVQDGALLKHKDSVIQAQSLKEKELMAAVHSLQQKVEHCLKDGVRLPMLDLKHLEVENTQLLKQQEQSSKLIDQQKKQIEGLSVQLTNQRPPEDGLPGRPAAPVHMQDVNLLLKEMSLCLLDLKALCSVLTQRARGQEPNLALLLGIKSMGFSGEENEGSDVTEEDNVLRAKVQEVSQLRSNIDELRRTVSDRYAQDMGENCITQ, encoded by the exons ACCATTCCAGCTCCAGCACCACTCCGTTGTCCTTCCACCCACTAGTCCACCATCGCTCTGCCCCAGGAGGGAGTTCCACTGGTACCCTTCCCACGGCACACgtcctcccctcaccctccccatcctcctcggGTTCGGCCAAGCTCAGCGTGGCGACCTCACCCGGCGGCGCCAGTCCTTGGAGCAGCCTCTGTCAGCTGTCGACGCCAGCCGCCTCCTCTCGGTCAGACCTGCCGGGGTCGCTGGACATGAAGGACCCCCAGCCCATCAGGAGGTGGTCGTCTCTGACCCGGCTCTCGGCGGGGACCGAGAGAAGCGCCGGCAAGGGCTTGGGCAGCCGCTGCAAACCGGATCCCCACGGGTCTCTGGACAGAAAACTCCTACACGGGTACCGGCACGACTCTATCGGGCAAGCGAACATGGACGCGTATCTCTCTACGTCGTCTCACTTCAACCCCCTGCTGCGCTCGCCCTGTGCCGCCGACCCACACTTGTGGTACGACCGTGGCGGGAGACCCAGCGGCGTCGGACAAGGAACGGAATCGTCTCGCTCGTCCGCCCTGTCGTCTCCCCTCAAGCCCCGGAGCCTCGACCTGAACTACAGTGCCTTACCTGAGAGCAGGCTGGGACCAGGTGGTCCTGGCCACGGCTTCACCAATCAGAGAGGCCTGTCCTTTGCCCAGCCGGCGGTGGGCGGCTCTCCCATTCAGCCAGCCATCAGAACTCAGATGTGGCTGAGTGAGCAGATGGAGTACAGGCCCGGCTCAGAGTTGGGCAAGGTTGGACCAGAGGTGGAAGGCGGAGCAGAGAGCAGTTTGCTATTGGCATGGCAACAAGAGcaccagcacagagagagactacGGCAGGAGGGCGAATTGAACCAG ATGCTGTCGGGGACATCGCTACCTGTCAACACTCTTGTGAAGATTAAAGAGGGACTGCTAAGACAAAGGGAACTGGAGATTGATCG ACAAAAGCAACAGATCTTTCAACTCCATGCTAGAATCAGAGAAAATGAGCTCAGAGCACAGCAGTTCCTTCACAACCAGAGGGATCCGTCCGATCAGCCCTACATCCTCAAACCTAAG GATCCTCTGCATGATTCAGTATCAGTGAGCTTGAGTGGACCCCCGTCTGAAAGCCAGTGCTGCAACAGAGGAGAGCTGGGCAGGAAGCTGGCTGATGCCCAACTCGAGGTCCTCCACCTCAACGAGTTCCTCAAGcagaacacacagaaatacacagagGACATCAAGAAACTGGAGGAGAAG ATGAAGACGAGGGATCGCTACATCAGCAGTCTGAAGAAGAAATGCCAAAGGGAGACGGAGCAGAACAAGGAGAAGCAGCAACGCATAGAGACCCTGGAGAAGTACCTGGCCGACCTGCCGTCCCTGGACCAGGCGCAGTCCCAGACGCTGCAG CTTGAAGAGGCGCAGAGAAAGGCTGAGGTTCTGGAAGAGACGGTGTCTCAGCTGGAGGAGAATCTGGTGCAGGACGGGGCTCTGTTGAAACACAAGGACAGTGTGATTCAGGCCCAGTCCCTCAAGGAGAAGGAGCTGATGGCCGCTGTACACAG TTTGCAGCAGAAGGTGGAGCACTGTTTGAAGGACGGCGTGCGACTCCCTATGTTGGACCTGAAGCACTTGGAGGTGGAGAACACCCAGCTGCTCAAGCAGCAGGAGCAGAGCAGCAAG CTGATTGACCAGCAAAAGAAGCAGATAGAGGGACTATCTGTACAACTGACG AACCAAAGGCCCCCAGAAGACGGGTTGCCGGGGCGTCCGGCGGCGCCGGTCCACATGCAGGACGTTAACCTGCTGCTGAAGGAGATGTCCCTCTGCCTGCTGGACCTCAAGGCCCTCTGCAGCGTCCTGACCCAGAGGGCCCGGGGCCAGGAGCCCAACCTAGCCCTGCTGCTCGGGATCAAAT ccaTGGGCTTCTCCGGGGAGGAGAACGAGGGCAGTGACGTGACGGAGGAGGACAACGTGCTGAGGGCCAAGGTGCAGGAGGTGAGCCAGCTGAGGAGCAACATCGACGAGCTGCGGAGGACCGTCTCGGACCGCTACGCCCAGGACATGGGAGAGAACTGTATCACGCAGTGA
- the cep85l gene encoding centrosomal protein of 85 kDa-like isoform X1: MWGRSDFEDGYESYKTGSSCTSNPGWVSRCESGWQGNPSAPSNGNQARRHSTASDSGDTGIGTSCSDSVEDHSSSSTTPLSFHPLVHHRSAPGGSSTGTLPTAHVLPSPSPSSSGSAKLSVATSPGGASPWSSLCQLSTPAASSRSDLPGSLDMKDPQPIRRWSSLTRLSAGTERSAGKGLGSRCKPDPHGSLDRKLLHGYRHDSIGQANMDAYLSTSSHFNPLLRSPCAADPHLWYDRGGRPSGVGQGTESSRSSALSSPLKPRSLDLNYSALPESRLGPGGPGHGFTNQRGLSFAQPAVGGSPIQPAIRTQMWLSEQMEYRPGSELGKVGPEVEGGAESSLLLAWQQEHQHRERLRQEGELNQMLSGTSLPVNTLVKIKEGLLRQRELEIDRQKQQIFQLHARIRENELRAQQFLHNQRDPSDQPYILKPKDPLHDSVSVSLSGPPSESQCCNRGELGRKLADAQLEVLHLNEFLKQNTQKYTEDIKKLEEKMKTRDRYISSLKKKCQRETEQNKEKQQRIETLEKYLADLPSLDQAQSQTLQLEEAQRKAEVLEETVSQLEENLVQDGALLKHKDSVIQAQSLKEKELMAAVHSLQQKVEHCLKDGVRLPMLDLKHLEVENTQLLKQQEQSSKLIDQQKKQIEGLSVQLTNQRPPEDGLPGRPAAPVHMQDVNLLLKEMSLCLLDLKALCSVLTQRARGQEPNLALLLGIKSMGFSGEENEGSDVTEEDNVLRAKVQEVSQLRSNIDELRRTVSDRYAQDMGENCITQ, translated from the exons ACCATTCCAGCTCCAGCACCACTCCGTTGTCCTTCCACCCACTAGTCCACCATCGCTCTGCCCCAGGAGGGAGTTCCACTGGTACCCTTCCCACGGCACACgtcctcccctcaccctccccatcctcctcggGTTCGGCCAAGCTCAGCGTGGCGACCTCACCCGGCGGCGCCAGTCCTTGGAGCAGCCTCTGTCAGCTGTCGACGCCAGCCGCCTCCTCTCGGTCAGACCTGCCGGGGTCGCTGGACATGAAGGACCCCCAGCCCATCAGGAGGTGGTCGTCTCTGACCCGGCTCTCGGCGGGGACCGAGAGAAGCGCCGGCAAGGGCTTGGGCAGCCGCTGCAAACCGGATCCCCACGGGTCTCTGGACAGAAAACTCCTACACGGGTACCGGCACGACTCTATCGGGCAAGCGAACATGGACGCGTATCTCTCTACGTCGTCTCACTTCAACCCCCTGCTGCGCTCGCCCTGTGCCGCCGACCCACACTTGTGGTACGACCGTGGCGGGAGACCCAGCGGCGTCGGACAAGGAACGGAATCGTCTCGCTCGTCCGCCCTGTCGTCTCCCCTCAAGCCCCGGAGCCTCGACCTGAACTACAGTGCCTTACCTGAGAGCAGGCTGGGACCAGGTGGTCCTGGCCACGGCTTCACCAATCAGAGAGGCCTGTCCTTTGCCCAGCCGGCGGTGGGCGGCTCTCCCATTCAGCCAGCCATCAGAACTCAGATGTGGCTGAGTGAGCAGATGGAGTACAGGCCCGGCTCAGAGTTGGGCAAGGTTGGACCAGAGGTGGAAGGCGGAGCAGAGAGCAGTTTGCTATTGGCATGGCAACAAGAGcaccagcacagagagagactacGGCAGGAGGGCGAATTGAACCAG ATGCTGTCGGGGACATCGCTACCTGTCAACACTCTTGTGAAGATTAAAGAGGGACTGCTAAGACAAAGGGAACTGGAGATTGATCG ACAAAAGCAACAGATCTTTCAACTCCATGCTAGAATCAGAGAAAATGAGCTCAGAGCACAGCAGTTCCTTCACAACCAGAGGGATCCGTCCGATCAGCCCTACATCCTCAAACCTAAG GATCCTCTGCATGATTCAGTATCAGTGAGCTTGAGTGGACCCCCGTCTGAAAGCCAGTGCTGCAACAGAGGAGAGCTGGGCAGGAAGCTGGCTGATGCCCAACTCGAGGTCCTCCACCTCAACGAGTTCCTCAAGcagaacacacagaaatacacagagGACATCAAGAAACTGGAGGAGAAG ATGAAGACGAGGGATCGCTACATCAGCAGTCTGAAGAAGAAATGCCAAAGGGAGACGGAGCAGAACAAGGAGAAGCAGCAACGCATAGAGACCCTGGAGAAGTACCTGGCCGACCTGCCGTCCCTGGACCAGGCGCAGTCCCAGACGCTGCAG CTTGAAGAGGCGCAGAGAAAGGCTGAGGTTCTGGAAGAGACGGTGTCTCAGCTGGAGGAGAATCTGGTGCAGGACGGGGCTCTGTTGAAACACAAGGACAGTGTGATTCAGGCCCAGTCCCTCAAGGAGAAGGAGCTGATGGCCGCTGTACACAG TTTGCAGCAGAAGGTGGAGCACTGTTTGAAGGACGGCGTGCGACTCCCTATGTTGGACCTGAAGCACTTGGAGGTGGAGAACACCCAGCTGCTCAAGCAGCAGGAGCAGAGCAGCAAG CTGATTGACCAGCAAAAGAAGCAGATAGAGGGACTATCTGTACAACTGACG AACCAAAGGCCCCCAGAAGACGGGTTGCCGGGGCGTCCGGCGGCGCCGGTCCACATGCAGGACGTTAACCTGCTGCTGAAGGAGATGTCCCTCTGCCTGCTGGACCTCAAGGCCCTCTGCAGCGTCCTGACCCAGAGGGCCCGGGGCCAGGAGCCCAACCTAGCCCTGCTGCTCGGGATCAAAT ccaTGGGCTTCTCCGGGGAGGAGAACGAGGGCAGTGACGTGACGGAGGAGGACAACGTGCTGAGGGCCAAGGTGCAGGAGGTGAGCCAGCTGAGGAGCAACATCGACGAGCTGCGGAGGACCGTCTCGGACCGCTACGCCCAGGACATGGGAGAGAACTGTATCACGCAGTGA
- the pln gene encoding cardiac phospholamban: protein MEKVQHLTRNAMRRASQAMEVPPQARRNLQELFVNFCLILICLLLMYIIVLLVRGM, encoded by the exons ATGGAGAAGGTACAGCACCTGACCCGCAACGCCATGCGCCGGGCCTCCCAGGCCATGGAGGTACCCCCGCAGGCCAGGCGGAACCTGCAGGAGCTTTTCGTGAACTTCTGCCTCATCCTCATCTGCCTGCTGCTCATGTACATCATCGTGCTCCTTGT AAGAGGAATGTAG